The following DNA comes from Musa acuminata AAA Group cultivar baxijiao chromosome BXJ1-4, Cavendish_Baxijiao_AAA, whole genome shotgun sequence.
tatatatatatatatatatatatatatatatatatatatatatatatatatatgattactaaaataatatctcAAGAATGATCCAAGTCTCTTCACTGATTTGCACCAAATATTAATTTCATCAACTGAAAATAGTTTATACCAACTCGACTTTATCAAAGAGATCTTAAAAATACATATCAGACCATTATGACTGATACCATATGGATTAAGGGAGGACGAACAATCTTTTTTAACATGATTATAATAGAATACTATTAGTCTAAGatctaaaatttgaaaaataagatgaatttttatttttttaaaaaaacctaTACTGATCTTCTCAAGAAGATCTTGAACTCAAACCCTAGACTTATTTATCATCGACTTGGGTTCTTTAGTATTATAAACCTCTACAATAGCCGGATATCACATGCCTAATATTACATTTTAAACTAAGATAAGATTATCTTATCTTATCATATTCATATTTGTTTGATTTATTAAAACTCTATATCCTATCCTAATCAAACTATCCAAAACTCAATATTAACTAGATAAAActcttaaatatatattatattaaacttTACAAGGCTATTGAATCTATCTATAATGAGATCTTTATCGCCCATCCTCATTATAGGCTCTCTTCTAAAATATTATCCTCGAGGACTAATGTGGTGAAAGGGATATCATGATCGAGAGATTGAAATAAGTGTTAGATTATAtggtcctatttaattaggtaagatgtattatatatatgattggaTTTGGATTATggttatcgatcaataaaaaaaaactctaattATAGTAAGATTCCTTAGGATATGACATTAATGggagggactctcctaattatttatcctaaacCCTATGCTCTCATCTATAAAAAGATATGACATCTCAAGGACTCAACACCAATACGTAGATATGTAACATTATTGAGAAattataaatcttctcttatCTCCTCTTTGTCTTTAATCCATTGCTCATAACGGTCCTATGAAatatagaaaaagaagagaaggtgGGTCTagcttctttctttcttgtgCAGATTCACGATACGTTTAGATCACCACGCGTTACTTTAGAGGTACCATTTTAATTAAATAGAATGcacattttatttttgatttataatatttgaaagctTCAATTCAGtcatattggaaaacttgccATAAGCTAATCATCACGATACTTGAgatgatttgaatcaagataaTCGAGATAATCCATATATAATGAGATTCATTGATCAGACTTAATGAGTTATTTTATCCCAACATCAACAATATTCTTGAGGAGAATAAGACATTTCATCAATTGAATACCTGCTTGGAACGGAGATGATAAGTTTGAAGTTACTAGGATGAGGGAATATAAAAGAACAATTAATATTACTTATCATACTTGCAATGGTAAGGAATGAGACTTAATTGGTATTCCTTACTATCATGCAATATCTTgtttaaattatttatgaaagAATGTGGAGATGGAAATAGATAAATATTATTAGAGAGACACTTTCTTAGATgtatttaatcatttccttaatccTTTGGATTGCAAGATATGACCAGTTAACTATCACAAACCACTTGAGCCTCTTgatatttctaaaaaaaatatgaatgatagcaaaAATTTAGGAGAAGTCCTCTTGAGCCATTAAAAGGTCCTCACCTAAAATTATAGAATATCGTAATTACTTGCAATCTTTGCCACTAGcctgatcaaaataaaaaataatataggaAAAAGACAAGTATCTTCAGTAATAACATAGGCTAAATGTTTTGTCACTGAAGCATAACTACTTGTTGAACATTCTACTAGTGAGACACAAGTGATTATTTTTTATCCAACCTAATAGGTAAGTGCTCTGCTATATAGTGCAGGGTGGACTCCATAGTAGACATCAATGCTTACTCAACATCCTCCGATATCAAGAAATAAATTATAGGTCACTTAGATAAAATATGTCTATAACTATTTAAAACATGAGAACTATATAGAAACTACCTATGAATCAATTCTATCCGAATATATTAGGATTGTCTTTATGCCTACTTCAACATATAGCATTAATGCAAAGGTCTAGATTCCTATCTCCATAAGGATTTCGATCATTCCTAGTGAACACGCTTTTGATGTTATTGCTCCTCTCTCGGGAGGTAACCCTTCTCTAACTTGGGCTAAGGTTCTTTCTCGTCATATGACTTCTGATTGTTCGACTTTTGTTTTGTAGGGGAAAAACTATTatagtaaaataattttttttcttctttatattcaaaataggttcctcatcaaaataccaacttgttatCAAGTGTAAATATTAATCAGAGAAGCATAAATAAtagaacaatgaatcaatcataAAGTGAGATACCAAATTTTTTACATGAAAAACCCAATGCAGAAAAAATCATGGGACCATAGTCCatttcaaacttccactatcactgataatgataacaCATTTACAATAAATCTTCTATGGAATAATCagatgatcataataacatcaaggatATATTTCTTGACTcaacaataatatatcatcatcaccataaatggatttcatcaaataaaaaatttaaatcttactaATGAATATAGCAGAAATGTGCCTTAGAGAAAATAAACTACATATCAATACTGTTAAAGATTGTATAACTTATTGCAAGaatttttcatataaaatttggaTCAGATAAAAATTTAACAACACCTAACAAAAACCTAAAAATTTGAACTTTTTCTCCCTGTTGTTCCTTTTCTCAGTGTCGCCATGGTTAGATTTGAACACAATGCGCAAATCAATTAGTCCAAGCCGGCTGGACCAACATGTTCCTAGTTCTTTCCTTTTGGATTCTCGATTTTGGAAGATTTCGTGTGTTTTGACAAGGTGAGACCTATTGAATGGCGCAAACCATGCCAATTTACCTTTGTTGGTCGGTTCTTACGCCGATCGCCACCTATTGAGTTGGTTAAAGCTTTCACGGTGAAGTTTTGGAaaacctcttctcctcctcttgttATAGATATGGAGATGAATCATTTTCTTTTTCGTTTTCCATCCGAGGAGGATGCTTTACTAGCTCTTACAGAGGGCCCTTGGACTATCGGTGGTGAAGCTATCCATATAATTCCTTGGCATCCTGATTCCCAACCTTTGCAGGAAACAATTCACTCTTCCCCGGTTTGGGTGCAGTTTCCGGGTTTACCTTTCGAGGATTGGAATCACGAAAGTTTGCCGAAGATTAACTATGTTACTGATTGTCCTATTAAAATCAATCTATCTTCGTGCAGCCAGCGGACGACTGCTTGTTCATAGCTCTGTTTTCTCCTTCTCCCCATCATCACAACAGGACCGTAAACATCGCTCTGGACACCCTCAGTTGCTACTATCCAACAACTCCATCTCTGTGATAGGTACAGAGCTCAGCTTCTCCTGTTTCTCCTGCTGCTCCAAGGTCTCGCATACTGGAGCATTCCTCGTCTCCGGAAGCCAAATCGTCATTAGCCCACCGAAAATGGAGAGTCCACCGAATATGAGGAAGGAAATCCATGGGCTCAATCGCCCCAAAGACACCAGATGAGGTGCTATCGCTGCACCCAACATCAGCGACTGCCGAAGCTTGGAGACGGCCAAGTTTCTCACGTTGGCAGGGAACAGCTCGACGCAGTAGACGTACAAAACGTCGAAGACCGTCGAGGCGGCCATGAATCCAACAGACTCCGCGCTCAGCTGCGCGAAGTTGCCTCCTCTCGTCGTCGGCTTCTTGGTGAACAGAATGCAGAGGATGCACGACACGCCGGCCACGAACGCCGAGGACGAGAAGAGGGTGCGGCGGTTCGCGAAGCTCAGGAACACGCTACCTATAAAGACCGCCGGGATCTCCATCAACGCGTTCACGCCGACGGTGAAGTAGAGATTGAAGTTGAGATTTTCGACGTTGAGCTGAAAACCGTAGTAGACGAACCCGACGGCGAAGCCGGTGACCATGATCGTGGCTATCCTTCGTGTTGCCCATCTTGATGACCATAAACTCTCAGGTTTGGTGGCGCTACCGGCGTTAGTGTCAATGGGATTGGAGATCGCTAAGTTCCCAGGTAGCTTATTCCCATTGAGTTTGGCAAACTTGGTCAAGACATCGAGCGCTTCTCCGGTTCTTCCTTTGACCGCGAGCCATCTTGGAGACTCTGAGACGAAGGGGATAATTAAGATGGAGTAAACGAGGGGTAGAAGGGAGATGACCTTGTAAATGGTCCTCCATGAGGTCCTCGCCGGGTAAGCGATGAGCGGAAGCGATAGGAAGCCgatggtgaagaagaagaagccgtacTGGCCGACTTGACCCCTCCACTTCCTTCCCACGGTCTCGGTGGCGAGGACGAGGCAACAGATACCGATCCCGGAGCGAGCAAAGCCATTAGAGAAGCGCAGGAGCGCGTACACCCAGATGTTTGGGGCGAGGGAGGTGAGGAAGGCAGTGATGGAGGTCAAGAGGCACGAAAGGAAGACCGTCTTCTTGCGGCCGAGGTAGGAGTCAGCGAGTCGGCCATGAACTGCTGATCCTACAAAGCCACAAGCAAGAGTCCATGTCAAGAAGGACATGTTTCATGGTTCCAAGCCTCAAATACACATCAAAGATTAACATGCATTATTGTTATACCGATTCTGAATCTTCATACGAGTGGCTGTCACTAAAAGATGTAGAGATCTATTGCTCGATCTTGATGAACAGTGACAAAAATCAATAAAGGAGGTTGTTCCCTTTACACAAAAGCCATTATAATAGACAATAAAAGGCTATAACATTGTTACTTTTATCTGTAAATAACATAGAGGACTAGTCCTACAGTGTTATTCTCTCTCAAAAATGGTTCTTGCAGCAACAATAGATTGAACACAAGGGATGAAGCTTAACGAGTCTTATGTGCTCCGTTCATAGGAAGCTGATCCCCTGCCTGATCTAGCGTTTATGCATTGCTTGGCCATAGTAATCTGATAACAAGGCATACCAAAGAGTGAaccgaggaagaagaaggatgCAGGAATCCCAGCTCTGAACCTTCGATCGCACACGAGGCCCCATTCTGCTATGATAGAGGTTTTGTTCCCTCCGACCCACTCCCAGGCACAACGATCGAGGCCGCACATACCGTCCGAGGAGCTCGACGAAGagcacgaagaagaagaagaaggtgtgcATCTCCAAGCAGGTTGGGCGTCGCTGAATATGGTGATCAGTGTGTTCTGTGCGTCGAACATCCATGCGAGGGAGACGAGGAAGACGTGCACCAGTTGAGCGAAGCCCAGCGACCCCACGTGCTCTTCGATGGCCTCCTCCACGGTGAGCTCCAACCTCGGAGCCGAACGGGCTTCCGGTTCACGCTCACCGGACTGGACTACCAGTTCTTCGAACTCGtccatggatgatgatgatgctgctgACAAGACGCCTTTTAAAAGGCCCTCGAAAGAGCTGCGTCATGAAGCAACGGACAGAAGGCATAGTTATCGCCACCTTATGCTGTCTTTTCTCCGTCCCATACGTTTCTTTCAGGTCGTTCGAACTACACTCGCCACCTTTTCCCCTCGAAGTGGCTCTTGACGTTGCATTGCACAAAGCTTGTCGAAGGAGCTGAAATAGATGTCGTCTGTTGCTGATACAAAGCCACCATCTTCCACAACCTCGACCAAGAGGCTGGTCTGGTAAACATCAGAATCTGTCGTCAgaaagaaatggtaaaggatgaaCTCACAACTCATCTGTTCGTACTGTAATCCCAAGGAAACTTCTCCGGTGTAAAACAACCCATGAGAAAAGTTGTACGGAAGAAAACAGACATCTCAGTTCCTAGAGAACATCATATATTTGGAATACACTGATGACAAGATTCTAGTATATTTAGAATCTTTTCTAGGTGCAAAGGAATATTCTTCAGAATCGGAAATCTAATGAACAATACGATTTTGCCTATAAAGACAGCACTTTGAAATCGGTGCTTGCCTCGTCATCAAAGCATTTAGAGATGCTTCTTCTCACCAAAAAAGCTGCTTACCAAAGCATTCCTCTGATACATGTCAGCAGTTTTATgttgtcttctttctttcttttgtcagTGATAACGTCCCCGTTGTTATCAGGGCCGCCCTTTCAGGTTACCGACAAAGCATGAGTGGCCATTCTTTTACCCACCAAACACTGAGCTGCCCAATTCGCTTAAGTGCGTCGTGAACACGAGAAATCGAGGTGAAAAGTGTCGTTTCAACGGATCTCACAAGGGTGGAAATAATTGACTACACATCCTTGTTGTCTATCTGAGACAAGAGATACATAAGATATTTCTTTAATGTCCTGATTTCCcaagttaattatatatttttccgTCCCTTATAGTATccatttttagatttttaaaacTTACATTTGGATCTTCAcagttttaaaattattataatttattttatttttaatcacaCCATTTATTTCTTTAACTTTACACATCATGTGCGAAATTGATGTCAAAGTTAAGGACAAAATGATTAATACAAGAAGATCTTTGTCCTcattgagttttatccaaattaaaACTCTATATGAGGATGATACGAAAGTCAAAAATTCAACATGTCGTCTCTTATTAAGGAGACCCTCCTTCTTCGCATCCCCAATGCTATCCTTCGTCTTATCGATTATCACAGTAGCCTTGAGCTTAGCGTTGGAGACTTCTCCCTCGTATATCTTCGCTAGGGTGATAAATTTGACCATTCTCATGATGATAGCCTCCTCTAGCAGCCCCTCACCCGTGACGAGGTCGTCATCAAAACCATTTGTActatttcttctctctctctccccgcatCTCCACCACCTCTTTGAACAAATGACAACCACGATGACAACAATAACAATCTCCTCAATCTAAAATGTGGCCTTATCGTTCGCCTCCAAGGGGCAAGAGGATCTCCTCAGGGAATTGCATAGGCTTCTCTAGGCTTGTAGAAGCTTCTTGGTGCAAAACGTCGAAGTGAAAGGGAAGGATCATACTGAGGTGCTAGACGGGTTGGTGGCGAGGGAGGTGACTTGGGCCAAGGGAATAGGGTCGAAGAAAGAAGATGGAGGAGTCGTCTACTGCAAACTAGACAAGCCTCGTGCCTAACATGGAGGATTAGAGTAGTTCGGTGGCAAAATTGATCGTTGAGGGTTCCAAGCAACTCATCAAAGGATCTTGTGGTGCGGGGATGTGACATTCGATCGGCTCAATGGATTTTGTTGAAGTCCAACTTTGTGAGAATCCAAATATGACTTAAAAATCCAAAAATCCTAATACTATAAAGGCCAACTACAGAGAAAAATATAGTTTCGCTCTAGTCAATTCAACCTGATACCATATGGATCATTGATCATGTAATGAGTGGTGGGTTGTTGATCCGCATGTGGATACGAGAAGCCAATAGGTTCCAGTACAGATTTATTAATATTCTTCATAGAATTCTAATTACACCAAGTATCATGTTTAACATGAGTTTGATGGAAAGAACACAAGGCAAATTTACAGGGTCCAGAAACAGGAGGTCGAATAGGAGGGGGGAAGATGAAACAGAGCACTTGTACCTTTTATCTATCTCCACTGGTTCACAACTTCCATCTCTCGTTGCATCTTCAGAGACCGAATTCTCTTGGATTAGTTTCCTCTGTTGGACTTGATCCTGCAATTGTGATTACAATCAATTGACCGTGAATTCATGTGGTTGAAACTAGCACCTTTTCATATTCTAATCACAGACAGCAGTTGAACCTGATAAAATGCCACTGGTGTTATATTTGGGCATTTGGACTATGAAACATATAGCAAAATGCATTTTATTTTTTCGGGTTGTAGTTACTCTAGAGTATTGTTTTTGAAAGATCACTGAATAATGTAGCAGACCTATCCAAAACTGTCAGCTTTTCCTCGCCTTTGTAAGGGAGACCACGTCTTAAATCACAATAACAAAATCATATAAACTTGTCCGCTCACCTAAGAGCAGCAGGCTGATGTCTGTGATCTTTGAGTTGGCCTATCTGCAAGAACCATCCCTGCTGGCTGCTGAGCAGGTTGAGCCCGTGGTAATCTTCTTGCTGTTGCATAAAAAAGTCACCATCTTATTTTTACTACAGGGAGTTGGAAACTTCAAAAGCATTCTTAAACTGAATACAGACCAGACAACTGTATCACCAACCTATCTAATCGATAATGACCATATAAAAGAAGGTACATGACCATAGTAATTTGCTAAGACGGTCTCGCGGACAAACAACATGTGAGTTTCAAGAAAATGCTACAAAAGAAAGGTGCTACCTTCATCGGTGAAAACACAACATAAAATAGTTCATAAAGATATTATCAACcgggaaaaaaaaagtaaaaactcAATCTGATGGCAGATCTTTCATCTGACCAGAATTCAGTGGGCAGTTCTTTATGTCATGTTCATCAGGAACATTATTTCAAGATATTTTAGCAAAGGATTTATAGGTACTAGCCCTGACATCAAACCGATTTTGCTTATAAGACTTCAAGCACTGGAGACTATAACCTTTTTGTTGAAAATTCAATGATCTTGCTTTATCAGAAACTTTACCAACAAATAAGTCAGGAAAGGTGAAAATGATCAAATCATTATATTGAATGAAATATGAAACAATCATTGATATTAATCATCATATATGCAGAACACAATCATATAGAAAATTTATAGAAGCAGGCCATCCTGCATTGATCTGATGTGTGCAACTGTTACACACTTCAGAACAACTGTAGGTTATATAGTTAAGAAAATGCATTTCCAGAATAGGAATCAATATCTAATCAGATTAAGCAATGATCTAAATACAAGGATATTTATTATGTAAATGAAATTTGAATATGAGAACATATCATATATAAGCATCAGATTTGTATTCCCACCTCAGAACATGGCAACTACTCCATAAATTAGAGCTACTAAGCTTGTCTTTCTATGAGTTAACATGAACAAATATAAAGGATCATACCTATTTCATAGAATATgtcattcacatttatggcagttTTAGCAGAGGTTTCCATGAATAAAAGTCCATTCTCTTCGGCATATGTCCGTGCTTCCTGCAATAAAAAGACTAAAAGActgttttgcatttcttttgcaaaaatatatattttaaaagaaaaacattCATCACCAAACTACAAGCccatgaaaaaaataaagaatggaCAGCCACGTACAAATTAAAGTTCATGTAAGATAAGAAAGCATCAATTAAGAGGATGTTATCTCTGCAAATGGTTGAATACCAGAATCTAATCAACAGATATGAATAGTAGAAAACTTCAGCTACTGAAGAGCATGCTAATAATAATACTGCCCATTTCACAGGAAAAGGCGGGTGGCATGTCACAATGGTTTGCTTATTCCATATATTATACTGATGGAATCAGTTAAGTGTCTGCATGGTATAATCTCTTAAAGTTTGCAATGTTACATTGAGTGAAGTTTTCTGGAAAAGGCCTTTAGTTGGAACAGCAGGTGGTAGCATCCACCTCAAAGTTCAGAACACTTGCAAAATCccttaatattatcattttctacTTCACATAGAGGACTTTTGGTGCAAGTGAATCAAAGACAGGAAGAAAACTATTAGGAGACGCAATGAATCTGAAATCTTAGCTCCTGCATCTGCTACACATAATCTAAACTATATCTAAATTAAGATGCAGCCTCACTAATGTTGCCAATGGATtgattcagtttttttttttttcccatatgTGCTACTGTGCATAATCAACAAATCACACTGGCTTCTTGATTAAAAGCAGGCTCTTTTAATCACAATGCTGAGATGGATGTCTAGAATTTTTATGGAAGATCTGCTCTATTCTAATTGGATGGCATGGTCCATAACCATAGGGTCAGGGATGGTCGGGTTGGGGCAATGCACCTTTGGACATGTGACACGTCTTGCAGTTCTGGCTAAAGTGCTAACATGAAACATCTTTTCTAGAAAACAACAAACAATAAATGTTTGCATTTTTAAACAATTAGGGGTAGTTGCTATTGGTCAACAAATGAGGGAAACTGTCAATCTAGCTAATCTCAAATAGTTGGTATATATATCACAGCTTGTTCTGGTTATAACATACAAGTCCAATAAGTACTCTATTTTGATCCcagttaaaattaaaataaaatgacagctttgaattcaatctctttctaTTCACTGAAAACAAGCAACCCTGTTAATCTTAACAATCTGAAAATCACCATAAGAATGATACAGAAGTTAAAGAAAATTGACAAGTAAACTAAGTGAAGCTTGAGAGTAGAAAAAAGAACTGCTATAACTTTGGTGGCACAGATTTCTTTAAAAGCCTAAGTGCAAAAGGTCTATTTGTCAGGCAATGGAGTAAGCACACTGTTTAATCACAACTACTTTAAACATAAAATTATAGTTTCAGCAAACAATGCaacatataaatcataaatgGTCCGTCGATAGCCGCCAAGCAACATTCAAAGAAGGGAGGGATCCTCGCAATAAGGTCCACATATGCAACTTAATAAGAAATTGTTAAGCTCGGCAACAAACTTGCCTCAGTTGGGACCTCTCTTTTATCATCCAAGTCACATTTATTTCCCGCAAGAGCAGTCACCAGATTGGGAGAACCTACAGTACAGTATCCACATTAGCATGAACATCATCAGTCAATCAACTAGCAAAGCTCAACCTGTTCCAGCTCTAAATGACCTTGTTTTTGAAGCTCTTGCACCCATTTCTTAGCCTTCTCAAATGATTCCTAAACTCAAAAGAGAGAAATTGAAGTCAAGAAAACCAGGAAGGAAACAGAAAGTAAAGGATGAAATAAGATTTTTAACCATCCAAGTCCCCTGACACAATGAGATAAAAGTTTGCCACTGGATGAAACTGGGATTAAGACGGCACACACCATTCTGGAGATATCATACACAATAATCGCAGCAGCTGCTCCTCTGTAATACATCGGCGCCAGGCTGTGGTACCTCTCCTGCCCGGCCGTGTCCCAAATCTCAAGCTTCACTGTGGCGTCGCTCACCGCCAGTGTCTGCGAGAAAAAGGCCGCCCCGATCGTGGACTCCTGAAATCGGTCCAATAACAACGGCCTAACTTTCAACCCCGAATCGTTCAAAAAACCAAATCAACTTCGAAGAAGAGGAAACAATAAAAGCAAAAAGGGCAAATTCGGAGCAACGAGGACCTGGAATTCGAGGAACTGGCCCTTGACGAAACGAAGAACGAGGCTGGACTTCCCGGCGCCCATGTCGCCCAACAAGACCTAGGGTTGGAAAAAGATCCGGCTTTTCGATCGGAGAAAACGATATAGATTAAGGGGAAATAGGAGAGTCGACTC
Coding sequences within:
- the LOC135653348 gene encoding ras-related protein Rab5-like isoform X2, with the translated sequence MATIGSNSINAKLVLLGDMGAGKSSLVLRFVKGQFLEFQESTIGAAFFSQTLAVSDATVKLEIWDTAGQERYHSLAPMYYRGAAAAIIVYDISRMESFEKAKKWVQELQKQGSPNLVTALAGNKCDLDDKREVPTEATRTYAEENGLLFMETSAKTAINVNDIFYEIARRLPRAQPAQQPAGMVLADRPTQRSQTSACCS
- the LOC135653348 gene encoding ras-related protein Rab5-like isoform X1, producing the protein MATIGSNSINAKLVLLGDMGAGKSSLVLRFVKGQFLEFQESTIGAAFFSQTLAVSDATVKLEIWDTAGQERYHSLAPMYYRGAAAAIIVYDISRMESFEKAKKWVQELQKQGSPNLVTALAGNKCDLDDKREVPTEEARTYAEENGLLFMETSAKTAINVNDIFYEIARRLPRAQPAQQPAGMVLADRPTQRSQTSACCS
- the LOC135653342 gene encoding organic cation/carnitine transporter 1-like produces the protein MDEFEELVVQSGEREPEARSAPRLELTVEEAIEEHVGSLGFAQLVHVFLVSLAWMFDAQNTLITIFSDAQPAWRCTPSSSSSCSSSSSSDGMCGLDRCAWEWVGGNKTSIIAEWGLVCDRRFRAGIPASFFFLGSLFGSAVHGRLADSYLGRKKTVFLSCLLTSITAFLTSLAPNIWVYALLRFSNGFARSGIGICCLVLATETVGRKWRGQVGQYGFFFFTIGFLSLPLIAYPARTSWRTIYKVISLLPLVYSILIIPFVSESPRWLAVKGRTGEALDVLTKFAKLNGNKLPGNLAISNPIDTNAGSATKPESLWSSRWATRRIATIMVTGFAVGFVYYGFQLNVENLNFNLYFTVGVNALMEIPAVFIGSVFLSFANRRTLFSSSAFVAGVSCILCILFTKKPTTRGGNFAQLSAESVGFMAASTVFDVLYVYCVELFPANVRNLAVSKLRQSLMLGAAIAPHLVSLGRLSPWISFLIFGGLSIFGGLMTIWLPETRNAPVCETLEQQEKQEKLSSVPITEMELLDSSN